The Glycine soja cultivar W05 chromosome 6, ASM419377v2, whole genome shotgun sequence genome has a window encoding:
- the LOC114416409 gene encoding uncharacterized protein LOC114416409 encodes MDYYTRVSEVEREPIMEYSTPRPMMGNYHHPNAHRVLNEKIVYEEDVIGGSRHNHMHHHHPETHERVKVVEYEQVPERRVVYEEKVAYDNDRYYSPRY; translated from the coding sequence ATGGACTACTACACCCGCGTTTCAGAAGTTGAGAGGGAACCTATCATGGAGTATTCCACACCACGACCAATGATGGGCAACTACCACCACCCTAATGCTCACCGTGTCCTCAACGAGAAGATTGTTTATGAGGAGGATGTGATTGGAGGATCCCGCCACAACCACATGCATCACCACCACCCTGAGACTCATGAGAGAGTCAAGGTGGTGGAGTATGAACAAGTTCCTGAGAGGCGCGTTGTCTATGAAGAGAAAGTTGCTTATGACAACGATCGTTACTACTCTCCAAGGTATTGA
- the LOC114416410 gene encoding serine/threonine-protein kinase STY13-like has product MESGDMFYSVDEFRLDPKWLIDPKHLFVGPQIGEGAHAKVYEGKYKNQTVAIKIVHKGETTEDIAKREGRFAREVAMLSRVQHKNLVKFIGACKEPVMVIVTELLLGGTLRKYLFSMRPKCLDRHVAIGFALDIARAMECLHSHGIIHRDLKPDNLLLTEDQKTVKLADFGLAREESLTEMMTAETGTYRWMAPELYSTVTLRQGEKKHYNHKVDAYSFAIVLWELLHNKVPFEGMSNLQAAYAAAFKNVRPSAENLPEELAVILTSCWQEDPNARPNFTQIIQMLLNYLYTVAPPEPMIPSRIFSSENTVLPPESPGTSSLMAKRDDTGDTPRAKDEIKPNGFLCCFSQCY; this is encoded by the exons atggaaTCTGGAGATATGTTCTACTCAGTTGATGAGTTCAGATTGGACCCCAAATGGCTGATTGATCCTAAGCATCTCTTTGTTGGGCCACAGATTGGAGAGGGAGCTCATGCCAAAGTCTATGAGGGAAA ATACAAAAACCAAACTGTTGCTATTAAAATTGTACATAAAGGAGAAACTACAGAAGACATTGCCAAGAGAGAAGGGCGCTTCGCAAGGGAGGTGGCAATGTTGTCTAGAGTGCAACATAAGAATTTGGTGAAG TTTATTGGTGCGTGTAAGGAGCCAGTAATGGTGATAGTCACTGAGCTGTTATTAGGAGGAACATTGCGAAAGTATTTGTTTAGCATGCGCCCCAAATGCTTGGATAGACATGTTGCGATTGGTTTTGCGCTTGATATTGCTCGGGCAATGGAGTGCCTGCATTCTCATGGGATCATCCACCGTGATCTTAAACCTG ATAACTTGCTATTGACTGAAGACCAGAAAACAGTCAAGCTAGCGGATTTTGGTTTAGCAAGAGAAGAGTCATTAACTGAGATGATGACTGCTGAGACGGGAACTTACCGTTGGATGGCTCCAGAG TTGTATAGTACTGTCACACTAAGGCAAGGGGAGAAGAAGCATTACAACCATAAAGTTGATGCTTATAGTTTTGCAATTGTGTTGTGGGAGCTCTTACACAACAAAGTTCCTTTTGAAGGCATGTCAAACCTTCAGGCAGCATATGCTGCAGCCTTTAAG AATGTAAGGCCAAGTGCAGAAAATCTTCCTGAGGAGTTGGCTGTAATTCTTACTTCATGCTGGCAAGAGGATCCAAATGCCCGACCCAACTTCACCCAGATAATCCAAATGCTCCTAAATTATCTTTACACTGTCGCACCACCTGAACCCATGATTCCTTCAAGAATATTCAGTTCTGAGAACACTGTCTTGCCGCCAGAGTCCCCCGGTACTAGCTCCTTAATGGCGAAACGTGATGACACAGGTGATACACCAAGAGCAAAGGACGAAATCAAGCCTAATGGTTTTCTTTGCTGCTTTAGTCAGTGTTATTAA